A part of Paenibacillus donghaensis genomic DNA contains:
- a CDS encoding Ger(x)C family spore germination protein: MRKIAFAGCLMVCVLLLPGCWDKTELTDRSFILGLAIDKADKGMVDLTVQVYKPVHSGGSQGKQGGDISYINVHTKGKTMFDGIRDIILHTGRKAQWSHLQAIIVEDQLVQTYPVGEVLDLFYRGHEARLSSSFFIAHGKASQYLEMKPLIEKTISQQLLQITKFSDRHNYKTTDTSLLDLFLGLRSQTGISLVPYITKSGEKEEELVANGMAVLKNGKWKGTVSSQDSRMIHMLLNKYKGGIIRVPCETQSDSSDASDNSLEVLSFHSKLKPRIEGEAVKLQVFVQFSAAIGEMRCTKLKTPEDEKEFAETAARTVEQSLRKTLDQMKQKKLDLIGLGDRIYRKDPAQWKRWKRNWGERFADTQIDIKVKVEIKNSGTAIPKPLSMDK; the protein is encoded by the coding sequence ATGCGAAAAATCGCATTTGCCGGCTGTCTGATGGTCTGCGTTCTATTGTTGCCAGGTTGCTGGGACAAGACAGAACTTACGGATCGGTCCTTTATCTTAGGACTTGCCATCGACAAAGCCGATAAAGGAATGGTTGATCTTACTGTGCAAGTATACAAGCCGGTACATTCCGGCGGTTCACAAGGAAAGCAAGGCGGAGATATTTCCTATATCAATGTGCATACTAAGGGTAAAACGATGTTTGATGGGATTCGGGATATTATCCTTCATACAGGACGCAAAGCACAATGGAGCCATTTGCAGGCTATCATTGTTGAAGATCAGTTAGTACAAACTTATCCTGTCGGTGAGGTTTTGGATCTCTTTTATCGGGGTCATGAGGCTAGACTTAGTTCTTCGTTTTTTATTGCCCACGGGAAAGCGTCGCAATATTTGGAAATGAAGCCTTTAATCGAAAAAACAATAAGTCAACAGTTATTGCAAATTACAAAATTTTCCGATCGGCACAATTACAAAACGACCGACACTTCTTTACTTGATCTTTTCCTCGGTCTTCGCAGCCAGACAGGGATTTCGTTAGTTCCTTACATCACAAAAAGCGGAGAAAAAGAAGAAGAGCTGGTGGCTAACGGAATGGCAGTCTTAAAAAATGGAAAATGGAAGGGGACCGTTTCTTCTCAAGATTCGCGAATGATACATATGTTGCTTAATAAGTATAAGGGTGGAATTATCCGCGTTCCGTGCGAAACTCAAAGCGATTCGAGCGATGCAAGCGACAATTCCCTGGAAGTATTATCTTTCCATTCCAAACTAAAACCGCGAATTGAAGGTGAAGCAGTCAAACTTCAAGTATTCGTTCAGTTTTCAGCAGCTATTGGAGAGATGAGGTGCACGAAATTAAAAACTCCGGAAGATGAAAAAGAATTTGCTGAAACTGCAGCTCGGACAGTTGAACAATCTTTAAGAAAAACTTTGGACCAAATGAAACAAAAGAAATTAGACCTGATTGGATTAGGAGACCGGATTTATCGTAAAGATCCAGCCCAATGGAAAAGGTGGAAGAGGAATTGGGGAGAGCGTTTCGCTGATACTCAAATCGACATTAAAGTAAAAGTTGAAATAAAGAATAGCGGAACTGCAATACCAAAACCGCTTTCTATGGACAAGTAG
- a CDS encoding GerAB/ArcD/ProY family transporter: MNKQIISQEQLIVLFFVYLTGSVIVNLPGPLIGFAHNGVWISLLLSGAFAMIQLLLVLYLDKEYPGRSFSEYSQAVLGRWPAIVIAIPFISLLFEMSTDIVHEVGKYVNSSLMRQTPQYIFDMFIFTTVAITVRAGIEVMSRMFTILIFVVLLFIILTMLLSFPNYHSEFLLPILPDGIKPVLHGAYLSYGFTHAEPVLLALLLPFVRRPTRGLHKKLIIAFVISVITLIAVTISTILVFGPLAGERKYSMVEVARIINVQPIIQRVEFIVGIALIVSSYMKACITLFILNQFIVRICKLKDEKVFILPLAFINMICAFILQRSETKLTEHISVVLPIWKLTGFTIPLLLVVTIHLLKKRFGLKKTPTK, from the coding sequence ATGAATAAGCAAATCATAAGTCAAGAACAATTGATCGTATTGTTTTTTGTTTATTTGACTGGCTCAGTTATTGTAAACCTTCCCGGTCCGTTAATTGGATTCGCCCATAACGGTGTGTGGATATCTCTGCTGCTCTCCGGCGCGTTTGCCATGATTCAATTGCTGCTTGTCCTTTACTTGGATAAGGAATATCCCGGACGATCTTTTAGTGAATATAGCCAAGCTGTTTTGGGAAGATGGCCCGCCATTGTTATTGCTATCCCGTTTATTTCGCTCTTGTTTGAAATGAGTACTGATATCGTACATGAAGTAGGTAAATATGTTAACAGTTCTTTAATGAGGCAAACTCCCCAATACATATTCGATATGTTTATCTTCACCACAGTGGCCATAACTGTACGTGCAGGGATTGAAGTCATGAGTAGAATGTTTACCATTTTAATCTTCGTCGTGCTGCTGTTCATCATCTTGACTATGTTGTTGTCCTTTCCTAATTATCACAGCGAATTTCTTTTACCTATTCTTCCTGACGGAATCAAACCTGTATTACATGGCGCCTACCTTTCATATGGTTTCACCCACGCAGAACCGGTCTTGCTTGCCCTTCTCCTTCCTTTTGTTCGTCGGCCGACCCGGGGTTTACATAAAAAACTGATTATTGCGTTTGTTATTAGTGTTATCACATTGATTGCGGTCACGATATCAACCATTCTTGTTTTCGGACCCTTAGCCGGGGAAAGAAAATATTCGATGGTAGAGGTTGCACGAATAATTAATGTACAACCTATTATTCAGCGGGTAGAATTCATTGTTGGGATAGCTTTAATCGTAAGTTCCTACATGAAAGCTTGCATTACACTCTTCATATTAAATCAATTCATTGTACGTATATGTAAGTTAAAGGATGAGAAAGTGTTTATACTTCCTCTGGCTTTTATCAATATGATATGTGCTTTTATTTTACAAAGAAGCGAAACAAAATTGACCGAGCACATCTCGGTAGTCCTTCCCATTTGGAAGTTGACCGGATTTACAATTCCTCTGTTACTCGTGGTTACAATTCATCTGCTGAAGAAAAGGTTTGGCCTAAAAAAGACGCCGACCAAATGA
- a CDS encoding GNAT family N-acetyltransferase, translating to MSRQAALLTGDRVILRPVNADDAEWMYESFYSEETRRLTGTQKHYTKEQIARYIEAKAGDDTSVLLLIALRANGEVIGDIAIQDMDRNNRTANLRIAINEPEHQGKGYGQEALLLMLDYGFGILNLHRVELEVFAYNPRAAHVYEKVGFVREGVRRQALYYNHEYHDVILMSMLAEEYRLRYLR from the coding sequence ATGAGTAGACAAGCGGCTTTATTGACAGGAGATCGGGTGATTCTGCGTCCGGTGAATGCGGATGATGCGGAGTGGATGTACGAAAGCTTTTATAGTGAAGAGACGCGCAGACTGACGGGTACACAGAAACATTATACGAAGGAGCAAATCGCCCGGTATATTGAGGCCAAAGCGGGGGATGACACATCAGTGCTGCTGTTAATTGCCTTGCGGGCAAACGGGGAGGTCATCGGCGATATCGCCATTCAGGATATGGACCGCAATAACCGTACGGCCAATTTGCGGATTGCGATCAATGAGCCGGAACATCAGGGCAAGGGCTATGGGCAGGAGGCGCTGCTCCTGATGCTGGATTATGGATTTGGCATACTGAATCTGCACCGGGTCGAGCTGGAGGTATTCGCCTACAACCCGCGTGCGGCCCATGTATATGAGAAGGTGGGATTTGTTAGAGAAGGCGTGCGGCGGCAGGCGCTGTATTATAACCACGAATATCATGATGTTATCCTGATGTCGATGCTGGCGGAGGAGTATAGATTGCGCTATTTGAGGTAA